A region of Carassius auratus strain Wakin chromosome 41, ASM336829v1, whole genome shotgun sequence DNA encodes the following proteins:
- the glipr2l gene encoding GLI pathogenesis-related 2, like encodes MGKSASRLFSEEVMKAHNEYRRKHQAPPLKLSSKLSREAARYAESLASTRILKHSVESSRGNCGENLAWASYDQTGKDVSDRWYNEVNQYNFNQPGFSSGTGHFTAMVWKSSKKLGVGKAVASDGSTFVVARYFPAGNITNQGHFQANVLPPKS; translated from the exons ATGGGGAAGTCAG CCTCCAGGCTTTTTTCTGAGGAGGTAATGAAGGCTCATAATGAGTACAGGAGAAAACATCAAGCCCCACCTTTAAAACTCAGCAGTAAACTGAGCCGTGAAGCAGCACG ATATGCTGAGAGCCTTGCTAGCACCAGGATTCTGAAGCACAGTGTTGAGTCTAGTAGAGGAAACTGTGGAGAAAATTTAGCATGGGCATCGTATGATCAAACAG GAAAAGATGTGTCTGATCGCTGGTATAATGAAGTGAACCAGTACAACTTCAACCAGCCAGGATTCTCCTCTGGAACTG GTCACTTCACTGCAATGGTGTGGAAAAGCTCAAAGAAACTTGGTGTGGGTAAAGCTGTGGCCTCAGATGGTTCTACGTTCGTAGTGGCACGTTATTTCCCTGCCGGCAACATTACCAATCAGGGCCACTTTCAGGCCAATGTCCTGCCCCCTAAAAGCTGA